A region of Moorena producens PAL-8-15-08-1 DNA encodes the following proteins:
- a CDS encoding pilus assembly FimT family protein yields the protein MQFNSQQGDQSRADAIALRAIAGFTLLETILIVLVVGLLAAIATPSWLTFINHLHLNIAQDQIYRAMRIAQSNAKRDKEIWQTSFREKDGIVQWSIHRAMGKTCILDQVHWHSLSPTIAIYKDKNKKGKSETTLAKPKGDCSNTGVWRVQFNYRGNTNGQLGQITLITKNNSTTQRCVYVSTLIGALRKGRYHPKPNNSKKYCY from the coding sequence ATGCAATTCAATAGCCAACAGGGGGATCAATCCCGAGCTGATGCGATTGCGCTACGCGCGATCGCTGGATTCACTCTACTGGAAACTATTCTGATAGTGTTGGTCGTTGGACTATTGGCTGCGATCGCAACTCCCAGCTGGCTCACCTTTATCAATCATCTGCACCTCAACATCGCCCAAGACCAAATCTACCGAGCTATGCGCATTGCCCAAAGCAACGCCAAACGAGACAAAGAGATCTGGCAAACTAGCTTTCGAGAAAAAGATGGCATTGTCCAGTGGTCAATTCACCGAGCTATGGGAAAAACATGCATTTTAGATCAAGTCCATTGGCATAGCCTTAGCCCTACCATCGCCATCTACAAAGACAAAAATAAGAAAGGTAAATCCGAGACTACCCTAGCTAAACCAAAGGGAGACTGTTCAAATACTGGAGTATGGCGAGTCCAGTTTAACTACAGAGGAAACACCAACGGACAACTGGGACAAATCACCCTAATCACCAAGAATAATAGCACCACCCAACGTTGCGTTTACGTATCCACCCTGATCGGAGCCCTGCGCAAGGGTAGATATCATCCTAAACCGAATAACAGTAAAAAGTATTGTTATTGA